The window GGCTCCGACGTGCCGGTGTGCCTGCGCTCCCGGGCCGCGCGCATGACCGGGCGCGGCGAGGTGGTGACCCCCGTCGAGATCGCGCCGACGCCGGCGGTGCTGATGAACCCCATGCGTCCCACGCCGACCGCCGAGGTGTTCCGCGCGCTTGGTCTGGCCCCCGGCGAGACGCGCGACGGCGACGCGCCGCCGGAAGACGCCGCGGCCTGGATCGCCCGCGGCCGCAACGACCTGGAGGCGGCGGCGGTCCGCATCGCGCCGGAGATCGCGGCCGGGCTGCTGATGCTCGCCTCCCAGACGGGCTGCCGGACCGCGCGCATGTCCGGCTCCGGCGCGACGGTGTTCGGCCTGTTCGGCACGGCGCAGGAGGCCCGCCGCGCCGCGCGCGCGCTGGCGAAGGCGGCGCCCGCCTGGTGGGTCCGCTCCACGATGCTGCGCTGAGGAACGCATGACGCCGGTCATCTACGTCGCCGCGGCGCTGGCCGAAATCGCCGGCTGCTTCGCCTTCTGGGCGGTGCTCCGTCTCGGCGCGACGCCGGCGTGGCTCGCGGCGGGCGCCGTCTCGCTCCTGCTCTTCGCCTGGCTCCTCACGCTGGTCGACGCCGCGGCGGCCGGCCGCGCCTACGCGGCCTATGGCGGCGTCTACGTCGCGGCCTCGCTCGGCTGGCTCTGGGCGGTGGAGGGCGTCCGGCCTGATCGCTGGGACCTCACGGGCTCCGCGATCTGCGTCGCCGGCGCGGCGGTGGTGCTGTTCGGGCCGCGGGGGTGAGCCTCAGCCGATTATCGGTCGGCGTGCGCCGTGACGGATCGTGAGCACGTCCAGGGAGCCTGCGGCGACATCGATGCGGTAGAAGATCAGATACGGAAAACGGGAGACGCTGAATCTGCGAACGCCTCGCTCCTGAAGGCGTCCGGCGTGCGGATGCTCCTCGATGACGCGGATCGCGGCCCAAAGCGCCTGCTCGACGCGAGCGGCCGCCGATGGATTTTGCGATTTCAGATACCCGCCGATCTCGCGAATGTCGCGCGCCGCGCGGCGCGTGAGGCGAGCGTTCATCGCCGGAAGCTTCGAAACGCCTCCGCGACCTCCTCATGCGAGGCGAACTCGCCCCGCTCGGCCTGCGCGAGCCCTTCGAGTATGGCCTCGCGGTGTTCCGGAGGCAGAGGCTCGGCCGACGCGTCGTCATTGAACACGTCGAGAATGAAGCGTGCGATCGCGTCCTGCGCGTTAGGGGACATCCGGCGCGCGACGTCGACCGCTTCGTCCAACAGCTTCGTCATCCGACGACCCGATCCGACTTGAGGCTCCGGTCGGAATGTGACGCCGCAAGCTGCGCTCCGCAAGCGTCGCCCCTCAGTGCGCCCGCGCCGTCACGAAGCCCACCACGTCGAGCAACGGCTTCGCCTGCGGCCGATCCTGGAACAGGGCGAGAGCGTCGCGGGCCATCGCGCCGTAGTGGCGGGCGCGCTCCAGAGTGGCGTCGATCGCGCCATGCTTCGCGAGCAGGCGGATCGCCTCGGGAAGGTCGCCGTCCTCAATCTTCCCCTCTTCGAGGGTGCGCTTCCAGAAGGCGCGCTCGTCCTCGGAGCCGCGGCGGTAGGCGAGCACGACGGGCAGGGTGATCTTGCCCTCGCGGAAGTCGTCGCCGACCTTCTTGCCGAGCTTGGCCTCGCGCCCGCCGTAGTCGAGCGCGTCGTCGACCAGCTGGAAGGCGATGCCGAGGTTCATGCCATAGGACCGGGCGGCGGCCTGCTCCGCCTTCGGGCGGTTCGCGATCACCGGCCCGACCTCGCAGGCGGCGGCGAACAGGGCGGCGGTCTTGCCGCGCACCACGGCGAGGTAGTCGTCCTCGGTGGTCGCGGTGTTCTTGGCGGCGGCGAGCTGCATCACCTCGCCCTCGGCGATCACGGCCGCGGCGTCGGCGAGGATGCGGAGCGCCTCGAGCGAGCCGACCTCGACCATCATCTTGAAGGCCTGGCCGAGCAGGAAGTCGCCCACCAGCACGCTCGCCTCGTTGCCCCAGAGCATGCGGGCGGCGAGCTTGCCGCGGCGCATCTCGGAGCCGTCGACCACGTCGTCGTGCAGCAGCGTCGCGGTGTGCATGAACTCGACGGAGGCCGCGAGCTTCACGTCGCCGTCGCCGGAGTAGCCGGAGAGCGCCGCGGTCGCGAGCGTCAGCATCGGGCGCAGACGCTTGCCGCCGGAGTTGATGAGATGGTTCGCGACCTCGGGGATCATCGCCACGTCCGATCCCGTGCGGGACAGGATGAAGGCGTTGACGCGCTCCATGCCGGGCGTGACGAGCTCCACGAGCGGGCCGACGCCAGCGGTCTCGCCGCCGTCCTGCCGCTCGTCCAACGGTACCACCACGCCCAAACCCGGCGCTCCTCGACAGTTGCGAACGGGCGGGACCCTACCCAGAGGCCTCCAGAGGCACAAGCCGAAACGTCCGGGGGGCTGACCGTCAGTGCGCGCCGAGCGCCTGCCCGACGGCTTTGGCCGCCATCAGCTGCTGGGAGGCGAGGACCACCAGGAGAATGGCGACGATGAGGGCGGTCAACTCGGTACGCATGGCGCTCTTCACTCACGAGGGCGTCGGTCACAGGCCGGGACGATCGAGGGCGGTCGGGGCGCAAGTGGGGCCGGCGTGAGGCCGTCGCCGCCCAAGATGTAAACGCACGGCAACGTTCGCCCCGCTGTGGCGCCGCCGCCACGTCGCGCGTTGCTCCGGCAAGCTCGGCGGGCCATCATGGCCGCGTCGAAACCGAACGGAACGCGATGCAGGAAATCCTCAGAAGCAACGACCGGGTGCTGCTCTCCTTCGTGCAGGCCACCCTGACCGACGCCGGCCTGGAGCACATCGTGCTCGACGCGAACATGAGCGTGCTCGAGGGCTCGCTGGGCATTCTCGCGGCCCGCGTGCTGGTGGGCGACGAGGACGCGGCGGAGGCCCGGCGCATTCTGGCGGACAGCGGCCTGTCGCACGAGCTTCGCCCCGAGCCGCAGTGAGCGGCGACCTTTCCGACGACCTGTTTTTCGGCGGGCGACTGAAGCTGCTGCAGCCCCGCAAGGGCCACCGCGTCGGCACCGATGCGGCGCTGCTGACGGCGGCTGCGCGGGGCCGGATGGCGGACGGCGGGCTGGTCGCGGATTTCGGGGCCGGCGTGGGCGCCGTCGGCCTGTCGCTTGCCCTGAGCGGGGCCGGCCGCGCGACGCTGGTGGAGATCGACCCGGCGACGGCGGGAATCGCCGTCGAGAACATCCGGCGCAACGGCCTCGGCGACAAGGTCGAGGTCCGGACCGGCGACGTCGCGGACGTCGGGCGAAGCGATCGCTCGCCCCGCCGCGACTCGCTCGACCTGGTGGTCGCGAACCCGCCGTTCGACGCGGCGCGCCGGTTCCGCGCCTCGCCGGACGCCGACAAGGCGCGCGCCCATGCGGCGGACGAGGGATTGGTCGACATCTGGATGCGCGCCGCCGCCCGGGTGCTGCGGCCCGGTGGATGCCTCGTGATGATTCATCGTCCGGAGGCGATCGGCGACCTGGTCGCGCGGTCGGAGGGGCGCTTCGGCGGGGCCCGGCTGCGGGCGGTGCACGCGCGCGCCGCCGAGCCGGCCATCCGCATCCTGTTCGCGGCGCGAAAAGGAAGTCGCGGCGCGCTGGCGCTGCTGCCGCCCCTTGTGCTTCACGGCGAAGGCGACGCCTTCACCCCGGAGGCGATGGACATCCAGCGCGGGGAGGCGACGCTCGCGATGGACGACACGAAAACGCCGGCCGCAAGGGCCGGCGTCGTTCGCGTCAGGTCCGACGCTCCGGATCAGTAGTAGCGGCGGCCGCAGACCTCGCGGGTGCGGGTCACGTAGCGGTAGCCGTTCCACGACCGCACGGTCGTCACGCGGCAGCGCGGACGCGCCGGGCCATAGCCGTAATAGCGCGGGCGGGGCGCGTAGTAGCCGTAATACGGCCGCTCGCGGTAACGGTGACGATAGCCGCGGTGATAGGCCGGCTCGTAATAGCCGCCGCCGTAGTAGCCGGGGCTGCCCACCCCGACGCGCACCGACACATCGCCCGCGGAAGCGGCCGTCGGGACGGCGGCGAAGCCGCCAGCGGCGAGGGCTGCGGCGAGAACGAACTTACGAAACATGGCGTCCTCCTCAGGACAGGGGCGGCGCGCGATGCCGCGGAGCGCCCTGAAAGCCGTCGGCTCGCGCCGTCTGCGTCATCGCAGACCAACCAAGCCGTCTTGCTCCTAGAAGTAGGGCGCACCCCCTGAATTCTCTCTGAGCCCTTCGTTCATCAGGGGTTCATCGACGCCTCCTGCGTTGGCGCCGCAGCCTCGGGCGCCTATGTCTCCGCGCATGAGCCTCTTGACCTCCGCCCGCCTCAGGGCCGCCCTTCGCCCCGTTCTGCCGGCCCGCTGGCGAACTCCCTCCACCGTCGTTCCCGTCGTCCGCCTCCAAGGCGCAATCGGGATCGGCACGCCGTTCCGACCGGCGGTGACCCTGTCGAGCGTCGCGGGGGCTCTCGAAAAGGCCTTCGCGGTCGAGGGCGCCAAGGAGGTCGCGATCATCGTGAACTCGCCCGGCGGCTCGCCGGTGCAAGCGCACCTCATCTGTCGCCGGATCCGCCAACTCGCGGACGAAACGAGCCTCCCCGTGACCATCGTTGTCGAGGACGTCGCCGCGTCCGGAGGCTACATGATCGCCTGCGCCGGCGACGAGATCGTCGCCGATCCCTCGTCGATCGTCGGCTCCATCGGCGTCGTCTCCGCAGGCTTCGGATTCGACCGCGCGATCGAGCGCCTCGGGATCGACCGGCGCCTCTACACCTCCGGCGAGAACAAGGCGATCCTCGACCCGTTCCAGCCGGAAAAGGTCGAGGACGTCGAGCGGCTGAAGGAGATTCAGCGCGAGGTTCACGAGCATTTCATCGCGCTCGTGAAGGAGAGGCGCGGGACGTCGCTCTCGGACGACGCCGAGCTGTTCACCGGGGCGTTCTGGACCGCCTCGTCGGGACTCGCGCTCGGCCTCGTCGATCGCATCGGAGACCTGCGCTCCGTCATGCGTGAACGCTGGGGGGACAAGGTCGAACTGCGGCTGATGACGAAGCGAACTCCGCTGCTCAAGCGGATGATGGGCCGCGGCGGCGAAGGCGTGGAGGCGAGCCTGCCCGACGAGGCGATGGCGGCGATCGAGGCGCGCGCGCTCTGGTCCCGCTTCGGCTTGTGAGCCTCGCGCGACAGGCTCTCTTGCCTGTCGCCGCAACGGCGTCATGATCGCGGGCGACGCTGGCCGTCCGCCAGTTCGGATGAAATCCTTCGGAGACCGCGATGCCGCCGTTCCTCGTCTTCGCCGCCGCCGCCGCCGGCGCCGTCTACGGCGCGAAAGCGATCAAGCGCGAATGGCGTCGCATCAACCGCGAGCTCGAGGCCGCGGATCGCAACGCCGTCGACGCGGACAAGGCGTTGCGTCCCACGCTGCGCCGCGACCCCGCGACCGGCGAATGGCGGCCGGGCGGCCAGTGACGGCCTGCGCCGCTTGACCCTGGAGGCCGGCCGCGACTAGCGTCCGCGCGCTTTCCCGCCCTTCCGGACCGCGACTCCCATGACCCCCGACGACGCCCTGAGCCCCTCCCGCTCGTTCCAGGGGCTTATCCTCACGCTGCAGCGGTTCTGGGCGGCGCAGGGCTGCGTCGTGCTGCAGCCCTACGACATGGAGGTCGGCGCCGGCACGTTCCACCCGGCGACGACGCTCCGGGCGCTCGGGCCGCGGCCCTGGAAGGCGGCCTACGTGCAGCCGTCACGGCGCCCGAAGGACGGCCGCTACGGCGAGAACCCTAACCGGTTCCAGCACTACTACCAGTTTCAGGTGATCCTGAAGCCCTCGCCCGCGAACCTGCAGGAGCTCTACCTCGACAGCCTGAAGGCCATCGGCCTCGACCCCGCGGTTCATGACGTGCGCTTCGTCGAGGACGACTGGGAAAGCCCGACGCTGGGCGCCTGGGGCCTCGGCTGGGAGTGCTGGTGCGACGGCATGGAGGTGTCGCAGTTCACCTATTTCCAGCAGGTCGCCGGCGTCGATTGCGATCCGGTTTCGGGCGAGCTGACCTACGGTCTCGAGCGCCTCGCGATGTACATCCAGGGAGTCGACCGCGGCTTCGACCTGAACTTCAACGGCCGCGACGGCGACGAGAAGGTCACCTACGGCGACGTGTTCCGGCAGGCCGAGCAGGAGTACTCCCGCTACAACTTCGAGCACGCCGACGTCGATCTGCTGAAGCGGCATTTCGAGGACGCCGAGGCGGAGTGCCGGGCGCTGCTGAAGGCCGGCGACGCGGGCGAGGGCCGCCACCTGATGGCGATGCCCGCCTACGACCAGGCCATCAAGGCGAGCCACGCCTTCAACCTGCTCGACGCGCGCGGCGTCATCTCTGTGACCGAGCGCCAGAGCTACATTCTGCGGGTGCGCGAGCTGGCGAAAGCCTGCGGCGCGGCCTGGCTGAAGACCGAGGCCGGCGGAGCCAAGGCGGCCTGACGGGCGTCAGAGGTAGTTGACGAGGCTGAGCGACTTGAGGGTCGCGGCCACGCTGTAGCTCGCCTCGATGCTGGACTGCAGCGCCAGGATCTTCACCGTCACCTCGTCGCTGTCGGCGTCGACGACGCCGGACAGCGCGTCCTCGGCGAGGGCGCGCGCGGCGTCGTGGCGGTCGCCCGCGGCCTCGATCGAGGTGTTGGCGATGGCGAGATCGGACGCGACCGACTGCAGCGCGGACGACGTCTCGGTCGAGGACAGGGCCCCCACCGTCCGCTCGCGCAGCGCTTCGTAGCGGGCCTCCGCGTTCGCGTCGCTCGCGGAGAAGGTGGTGGCCGAGAGCACCGCCAGCGACTTGATGACGTTAGCGAAGGCGCTCTCGTTCGCCTGCGCGCCGTAGGAGACGGTGACGCCGTCGGCGATCTTCGCGGTCGCGGCGTCGCGCGGATCGGACGTCGCATCGTCGCCCCGGTACCAGGCGACGGTGAGGTCCGCGGTGCCGGTCGTGTCCAGCGACGTCGCGCTCTGGAGCGCCGCGATGCGCTCCGCGTCCGTCGCATAGGTTCCGTCGAAGCCCGTCACCCGCGCGGGCTCGCCGTCGCTCGTGAAAAAGTCGTTTCCGGCCGCGACCGCGGAGGCGGCGGTCAGCGAGGTGTCCGCCAGCGTCTGGAGCGAACTGTCGAACGCGGCCTGCAGGTTGGCGGTGGTCTCCTCGGGCGTCGCGCCGATCAGGAACTCGCCGTCCTGAAGCTCGGCGCCGTCGTCGGTCCGGGCGGTGAGCGTCAGGTCTTCGGTCGAACCGTCGGGCAGCGTTAGCGTCACCGTGACCGTCTGGCCGTCGCTGGGCGTTCCGTCGACGCCAAGGGTCAAGGTCGCAGGATCGCCGGTCGGACCCTCGACCACGCCGCCGGTGAGCGACGACGAGGCGGAGGACAGCTTGAACCCGAAGTCGCCCGACTCCTCCTCCGACACGGTGAAGGAGGCGCCGCTCGCCTCCGAGACGTCGAGCCGCCCGCGGCCGTCGGCGCCGAGATCGGCGAGGCCGCGCTCGTAGATCACGGTCTTCAGCCCGGCCTTGTCGCCGTCGTCGGACAGGATTTCCTCGGCGCTCAGCACTGGCTCCGTGTCGGTCGAGGCGCCGGAGAACAGGTAGCGGCCGTCGACGTCCGAGTTCAGGTAGCTGATCGCCTCGTTGAGATAGGCGCCAGCCTGCGATTGCGTTGCGGTCTGGCCGCCGGAGAGGCTGTAGCTCGCGCTTGAGTCGAAGCTCGCGATCTCCGACGCGATGGTGTCGAGCCCGTCGACCACCGTGTTCATGACGGCGATGCGCGTCCCGACGGTCGCGCCCACGCCGTCGTAGGAATCGAGCTGCGTCAGCTTCGCCTTCATGGCGAGCGCGACGTCGCGGCCCGTGCCGAGCCCCGCATAGGTGGAGGAGACCTTGCCGCTCGCGAGTTGCTCCGACAGGTCCTGAAGCTTGGCGTTGTTGTTCGCCATCGCCTTCAGCAGGCTAGGGCTGTAGAGGCTCGAACTGATCGTCGTCATCGTTCGGCCCTCACGACTGCAGCAGCATGTCGAGCATCTCCTTGACCGCCGTCATCACGCGCGCGTTGGCGCTGTAGGCGGTCTGGAGCGTGATCAGGTTGGTCAGCTCGGAGTCGACGTCGACGCCGGATTTCGAGGCGTAGCGGTCCTCCAGCGCCGAGACGACGGCGGATTGGCTCTCCGAGACGCGCGTCGCGGTCGCGCTGGCCGAGGCCTGGTAGGACACGATGTCCTGCGCGAACTCCCCGATCGTCCCGCTGTAGCCTGCCGACGCGCCGCCAAGGCCGGTGTCGGTCCGGAAGCTGCGATCTGTGGCCAGAGCCTCGACCAGGAAGTCAGCGCGGCTGGAGTCGCTTGCGGCCGCCGTTGACGAGTAGGCGGTCAGCAGCGCCGGATCGTCGACGACGGCCGAGTTCACAGCGATGCGGCTGGCGAAGCCCGTGCGCTGGTCCGTTCCGTCGCGGCTGCCGGAATAGATCGTGTCGCCGGCGTCGACGAACAGCGGCAGCGCCACCCCGTCGTCGGTCAGGACCGTCGCGGTGATCTTCGACGCGCCGCCCGTAACCGTGACGCTGGCGCCGGACGCCGTGAAGGCGAAGCCGGTCGCGCTCTCCGTCGCCTCTATGTCGATGCCGGCCGCGGTCAGCGCCGCGTCGATGTCGTCGGCTGCGCTGGCGGACGAGAAGTCGACGCCGATCACCGTAGCGCTCGGGTCCGCCGTGACGTCGGCGTCGAGCGGAAGGCTGGCGGCGTCCGTGACGTTAATGAGCGTGACGGTCCGGGTCTTGCCGCCCGACGTGTAGGTGACGGTCATGGTGTCGCCGGGCTGCGCGCCCTCGGTCGACAGGTCGACGCCGCCCGTGACCGTGGTCCCCGCCACCGTCGTCGCGCCGAAGGCCTGGGCGAGATTCGCCGCCAGCTCGTCGAGCTGGGCCTGCGCCTCCGGCAGCGTCTCGTCGCGCAGGTCGGCGAGCGCGCGCAGCTCGCCGGACTTGAGCGAGCCGTCCGCCAGCAGGTCCGCGGAGTAGCCTGAGGTGCGCGTCAGCGTGATCGTGCCGAGCGTGCTGTCCGCACGCGTCGAGGAGTAGGCCTTCTCGGCCGAAACGCTGGACGTCGGTTCGAAGGTCAGCGTCGAGGCTTCGCCCGCGTCGTAGAGCGTGAGGCCGCTGGTCGTGGTGATGCGGACGTCGCCGGATCCCGTGTCGCTGACCTTGATGTCCATCAGCGAGGCCAGCTCGTTGATGGCTTGGTCGCGCTGGTCTTCGAGCGAGGCGCGGGCGCTATCGTTGGTTGAGGCGGCGATCTTCGCCGACAGGCTCGCGATCGACTGCAGCGCCTCGTTCGCGACGTCGACCCCGCTGGCGAGCGCGTCGTCGGCGTCCTGCCGCAGGCCCTGCACGCCGTTCGAGGCGTCGTTGAGCGCCTGCGCCAGCAGGACGGCCTCCTGCACGGCGGAGCCTTGCGTCGTCCCGTCGTCCGGAGAGGCCGCCAGCGCGTCGAAGGCCGACGACAGGCTGGAGACCAGGCTGTCGATCGAGGTGTCGCTGTCCACCGTGCTGAACAGCGATTGAAGCTGGTCGAGGTAGCTCGCCGTCGTGGAGGCGGAGGCGGCGGTCGCGCTTTCCGAGCGGAGTTGGCGTTGCAAATAGAGGTCGATCTGCCGCTGGACCTCGGTGACCTTCACGCCGCCGGTCGAGCTCTGCTCCGTCGTCAGCGACTTCGCGACATAGCCGGCCGTGCTCGCGTTCGCGACGTTGTTCGCGACGAGGTCGAGCCCGGCCTGGGTGGTCTTGAGGCCGGAAAGCGCGGTGGAAAGCGAGGCGGAAAGGCCCATCGTCACGCCTGATCAAAAACGGTCGGCCGGGGCGCCGCCGAACGCGGCGCCGCCGGAGACGAGGTCAACGGAGCATCTGAAGGACGTCGTCCATCATCGAGTTCGCGGTCGTCACCACGCGCGTGTTCGCCGAATAGGCCTGCTGGGTGACGATGAGCTTGGTGAACTCGTCCGCGATGTCGACGTTCGACTCCTCGATCGCGCTGCCCACGATCGAGGAGCCGCTGACGAGCGTCGGCGTGCCGGAGGCCTCCGTCATCGCGAAGGCGCCGCCGTCGAGCTGCTTGAGCTGGTTGTCGGCGGCGAAGGTCGCGACCGGGATCTCATACAGCGTCTTGGTCTTGCCGTTGCTGTAGGTCGCCACCAGCGCGCCGCCGTCCTCGATGGCGAGCCCGGTCATCTCGCCGGACGCGACGCCGTCCTGGGTGAGCTTGGACGTCGAGACCGTCCCCTCGCTGTTGGCGTACTGGGTGAGACCCGACCCGTGCTTCAGGGTCACGTCGCCGTAGCTCGTGCCGTCGATGGTCAGGTCCGTCACCGTCGTCGCGCCCGAGGAGGGGGTGGTGAGCTTGCCGTTTTCGAAGACGTAGCCCTGCGTGCCCGCGGTTCCGCTGTCCGCGTCGATCTGGGTCCAGGCTGTCTCCGTTCCGGTCGCTGTGGAGTCCGACAGGTAGTAGAGCGACCAGGTGTCGTCCGTGCCGGCGGTCGAGTCGGCGTTGCTGGTCTTGGCCCAGCGCAGCGTCAGGTCCTGGGCTGTGCCGTTCGCGTCGTAGACCGTCACGGAGCCGCCGCTGACGGAACTCTCCAGGAAGCTGTCGGCGTCGTCGGCGGAGATCGTCGATCCGACGGTGGACTCGAGCAGATAGGAGCTCGAGTCGGTCGAATCGTAGTTCTCGGTCTGCGGGACGGTGGGAAGGCTCGCCTCGTAGTTGACGGTGGAAGTCGCCTTAGCCGGATAGATTTCGTCGTCGGAGATGTCGATCACTTCGGCGGTCGACGAGGCGGTGCCGGAATCCGACACGCGGTTGCCCACGAGATAATAGCCGGCGCCGTTGACGAGGTTGTCGTTCTTGTCCAGCTCGAAGTCGCCGCGTCGCGTGTAGAGATCCGTGCCGGTGAAATTCGTCTCGCCGTTGGTCGCGCCCGAGGAGTCCTGCACGAGGAAATAGCCGTCGCCGCTGATCGCGATCGAAGTGTCGGACTCCGACGCCGTGACGGTTCCCTGCACGTTGTTCGTCGCCTGCGAATAGGCGGCGACCGAACCCGAGGTCTGCGTCTTCGCGCCGGAGGAGTCCGTCACCAGATCCTGGAACGCGGTGTCGGTACGCTTGTAGGCGGTCGTCGAAGAGTTCGCGATGTTCCCCGAGATGTTCTCGAGCGCATAGGATTGAGCGCTGAGGCCGCTCACCGCCGTGGTCAATGCTCCGTAGATGCCCATCGTACTCTCCTCGAACTGGCGGTCCCCGCGCCTGTCGGACGGAGCAAGCGCGAGGCCAAGACGAAAACGCTGAGTTTTGAACGGTTTTTCTACCCTGCGGCTCTCGCCGGACCGGATCTCTTCTGCCGGCCGGCACAATCTGCCGGCCCCGGCGCGCGGTTGACGGACGTCGGCGACGCGATCACCGTCGCGCGGGTTCGAACGGCGCGCTGGAGCGGAGCGACGACATGGCGGATGCAAGACGCGCGGCGGTCGCCGACAGGCGCACGCTCTACCCGCCGATCGAGCCCTACGACCACGGCATGCTCGACGTGGGCGACGGCCACCGGGTCTACTGGGAGCTGTGCGGCAACCCGCGCGGCGCGCCCGTGGTCTTCCTGCACGGCGGACCCGGGGGCGGCTGCGGGCCGGCGCACCGTCGCCTGTTCGACCCGAAGCGCTACCGCATCCTGCTGTTCGACCAGCGCGGCTGCGGGCGCTCGACTCCGTACGCGAACCTCGACGCCAACACCACCTGGGACCTCGTCGCGGACATCGAGCGGTTGCGGGCGATGACGGGCGCGGAGCGCTGGCTCGTCTTCGGCGGCTCCTGGGGCTCGACGCTCGCGCTGGCCTACGCCGAAACCCACCCGGAGAGGGTCTCCGGGCTCGTCCTGCGCGGCATCTTCACGCTCCGGCGTTTCGAGCTGGACTGGTACTACCAGTCCGGCGCCTCGCTGCTGTTCCCCGACAAGTGGGAAAAGTTCCTCGCGCCAATCCCCGAGAACGAGCGCGGCGACCTGATCGCGGCCTACCGCAAGCGGCTGATCGGCGACGACGCCGCGGCGCGGCTGGAGGCGGCGAAGGCCTGGAGCGTGTGGGAGGGCGAGACGATCACCCTGCTGCCCGACCCCGCCATCACCGGCCAGCATGGCGGCGACGCCTATGCGCTCGCCTTCGCGCGGATCGAGAACCACTACTTCACGCACGCCGGCTGGATGGAGGAGGGGCAACTGATCCGCGACGCGCACAAGCTCCGCGGCGTGCCCGGCGTCATCGTGCAGGGCCGCTACGACGTGGCGACCCCGGCCGTGACGGCCTGGGACCTGCACAGGGCCTGGCCGGAGGCGGAACTGCACATCGTCGACGACGCCGGCCACGCCTATTCGGAGCCGGGAATCCTCGACCGTCTGGTGCGGGCGACCGACAGCTTCGCGACGCGTTTGACGCCTTCTTGATTTGAACCGGCGAGGTCCGCGCCTACCTCCCGTCCATGACACAACCGGAGATGCTCCCCATGCGCCAGGCGTCGCTCGCCCGCTCCCTGCTGCTCGCGACGGCGGTGGTTCTCGCGGCCGCGCCGGCCGCCACCGCTCCCGCCTTCGCGCAGGCCAAGAAGGCCGAGACGGTCAAGTCGGAGAAGCAGAGCTTCTCCGTTGAGACGGTGGCGACAGGGCTTGAGAATCCGTGGGGCCTCGCCTTCCTGCCCGATGGCCGGATGCTGGTGACGGAAAAGGCCGGACGCCTGAGGCTGATCCTGCCCGACGGCAAGGTTTCGCCCGCGGTCACCGGCCTGCCGAAGGTGGACGCGCGCGGGCAGGGCGGCCTGCTCGACGTGGCTGTCTCGCCGGACTTCGCCAACGGGCGGCTCGTCTACTTCACCTTTTCGGAGGCGGGCGAGGGCGGCGTCAACGGCACGGCGCTGGCGCGCGGCCGACTGGCGGACAACGCCCCGCGGCTCGAAAACGTCGAGGTGATCTGGCGGCAGGCGCCGAAGTACGCCTCCACCAAGCATTACGGCTCGCGCATCGTGTTCGCGCCCGA is drawn from Methylopila sp. 73B and contains these coding sequences:
- a CDS encoding YnfA family protein is translated as MTPVIYVAAALAEIAGCFAFWAVLRLGATPAWLAAGAVSLLLFAWLLTLVDAAAAGRAYAAYGGVYVAASLGWLWAVEGVRPDRWDLTGSAICVAGAAVVLFGPRG
- a CDS encoding 4-(cytidine 5'-diphospho)-2-C-methyl-D-erythritol kinase, whose amino-acid sequence is MLLRERAPAKVNLTLHVLGRRDDGYHDLDSLTAFAGCAADALTLDPASPFGLTVDGPFARPAGDGDDNLVLKAARALAGRVHGLTLGAFALTKRIPVAAGLGGGSADAAAALRLLAQLNGLANDDHRLLDAAAEAGSDVPVCLRSRAARMTGRGEVVTPVEIAPTPAVLMNPMRPTPTAEVFRALGLAPGETRDGDAPPEDAAAWIARGRNDLEAAAVRIAPEIAAGLLMLASQTGCRTARMSGSGATVFGLFGTAQEARRAARALAKAAPAWWVRSTMLR
- a CDS encoding DUF2007 domain-containing protein: MQEILRSNDRVLLSFVQATLTDAGLEHIVLDANMSVLEGSLGILAARVLVGDEDAAEARRILADSGLSHELRPEPQ
- a CDS encoding glycine--tRNA ligase subunit alpha; translated protein: MTPDDALSPSRSFQGLILTLQRFWAAQGCVVLQPYDMEVGAGTFHPATTLRALGPRPWKAAYVQPSRRPKDGRYGENPNRFQHYYQFQVILKPSPANLQELYLDSLKAIGLDPAVHDVRFVEDDWESPTLGAWGLGWECWCDGMEVSQFTYFQQVAGVDCDPVSGELTYGLERLAMYIQGVDRGFDLNFNGRDGDEKVTYGDVFRQAEQEYSRYNFEHADVDLLKRHFEDAEAECRALLKAGDAGEGRHLMAMPAYDQAIKASHAFNLLDARGVISVTERQSYILRVRELAKACGAAWLKTEAGGAKAA
- the flgK gene encoding flagellar hook-associated protein FlgK; protein product: MGLSASLSTALSGLKTTQAGLDLVANNVANASTAGYVAKSLTTEQSSTGGVKVTEVQRQIDLYLQRQLRSESATAASASTTASYLDQLQSLFSTVDSDTSIDSLVSSLSSAFDALAASPDDGTTQGSAVQEAVLLAQALNDASNGVQGLRQDADDALASGVDVANEALQSIASLSAKIAASTNDSARASLEDQRDQAINELASLMDIKVSDTGSGDVRITTTSGLTLYDAGEASTLTFEPTSSVSAEKAYSSTRADSTLGTITLTRTSGYSADLLADGSLKSGELRALADLRDETLPEAQAQLDELAANLAQAFGATTVAGTTVTGGVDLSTEGAQPGDTMTVTYTSGGKTRTVTLINVTDAASLPLDADVTADPSATVIGVDFSSASAADDIDAALTAAGIDIEATESATGFAFTASGASVTVTGGASKITATVLTDDGVALPLFVDAGDTIYSGSRDGTDQRTGFASRIAVNSAVVDDPALLTAYSSTAAASDSSRADFLVEALATDRSFRTDTGLGGASAGYSGTIGEFAQDIVSYQASASATATRVSESQSAVVSALEDRYASKSGVDVDSELTNLITLQTAYSANARVMTAVKEMLDMLLQS
- a CDS encoding type II toxin-antitoxin system RelE/ParE family toxin, producing MNARLTRRAARDIREIGGYLKSQNPSAAARVEQALWAAIRVIEEHPHAGRLQERGVRRFSVSRFPYLIFYRIDVAAGSLDVLTIRHGARRPIIG
- a CDS encoding polyprenyl synthetase family protein produces the protein MELVTPGMERVNAFILSRTGSDVAMIPEVANHLINSGGKRLRPMLTLATAALSGYSGDGDVKLAASVEFMHTATLLHDDVVDGSEMRRGKLAARMLWGNEASVLVGDFLLGQAFKMMVEVGSLEALRILADAAAVIAEGEVMQLAAAKNTATTEDDYLAVVRGKTAALFAAACEVGPVIANRPKAEQAAARSYGMNLGIAFQLVDDALDYGGREAKLGKKVGDDFREGKITLPVVLAYRRGSEDERAFWKRTLEEGKIEDGDLPEAIRLLAKHGAIDATLERARHYGAMARDALALFQDRPQAKPLLDVVGFVTARAH
- a CDS encoding methyltransferase, which produces MSGDLSDDLFFGGRLKLLQPRKGHRVGTDAALLTAAARGRMADGGLVADFGAGVGAVGLSLALSGAGRATLVEIDPATAGIAVENIRRNGLGDKVEVRTGDVADVGRSDRSPRRDSLDLVVANPPFDAARRFRASPDADKARAHAADEGLVDIWMRAAARVLRPGGCLVMIHRPEAIGDLVARSEGRFGGARLRAVHARAAEPAIRILFAARKGSRGALALLPPLVLHGEGDAFTPEAMDIQRGEATLAMDDTKTPAARAGVVRVRSDAPDQ
- a CDS encoding S49 family peptidase, whose amino-acid sequence is MSPRMSLLTSARLRAALRPVLPARWRTPSTVVPVVRLQGAIGIGTPFRPAVTLSSVAGALEKAFAVEGAKEVAIIVNSPGGSPVQAHLICRRIRQLADETSLPVTIVVEDVAASGGYMIACAGDEIVADPSSIVGSIGVVSAGFGFDRAIERLGIDRRLYTSGENKAILDPFQPEKVEDVERLKEIQREVHEHFIALVKERRGTSLSDDAELFTGAFWTASSGLALGLVDRIGDLRSVMRERWGDKVELRLMTKRTPLLKRMMGRGGEGVEASLPDEAMAAIEARALWSRFGL